The following is a genomic window from Thiomicrorhabdus sp..
CATTCTTGCGCACACACTCCTGACAACCGAGAACAACAACCGGCATCCCGTTCAAACTGAGAACCGGCCAGTAATCTCGCTCCCACACAGGGATAGATTCACTTTGAAATAAATTCTTTAATCGATTGTTTTTAAATAATTTTTTATCAAAACTTCCAAGGGGTTCTATTTTGGCATGGGCAAGCAACCCGTTCTTATCCACGTCTGCATTCAAATTAAAATACCAGTGCTTTTGCTTACAACTCGAAGCAGACAATGCTGCACCATCGTCGCAATGATGATTTTCCGTCTGATGGAAAAAAGCACCAAAAGAGACGGAATAAGCCTTAGGTGACAAACTCAGGCAATACAGACGCTGGTGATAAAACGCCAATTTGGCCTGCGGTAACTGATATTCCGACTTTGCCGTCGACAAACTGGCGCAACGCGCCTCTTCGAGCCATCGGTAATGACGATCCGCCAAGGTAATGGAGTGAACGGATTTTAACCAGAACTGAAGAATGTTTTTTAGTTCGATCCAGTCGGTATTTGCGTAATCCGTAAAATCAAAATAGAGAAAGTGATGTCCTTTGTCAAGCAGACTGCGTTCCGCCATTCTCTGAAGCAGCTGATCGGCTTCATCAAGATGAGAACAGGCTTTTTCAACCTGCCTGAAAGCATGGCTGTTGAAATCGGCAAGCTGAGGCAACAATCGGTGTCGCACCCGATTCCGCTCAAATGATAAAGATTGATTACTCGGATCTTCAACCCAATTCAAACAATAATGCGCTGCATAAGCCTGCAGAGAGGGATACGGTGTTTTAAGAAGCGGGCGCAATAAACGCATTGTCACCTGTTCCGCCACAGGCAATTCCACCTGCTCGCGCATTGCAGCCAAACCTTTTACTCCGGCTCCTCTCAGCAATTTCAGAAAAAACGTTTCAACCTGATCACGCTGATGATGTGCGGTCAACAGAATGTCTTTCGGTTGTTGCAATAATTCAAAGATCGCCTGATAACGGAGTTCCCGCGCCCGAGCCTCGAGCCCAACTCTGCGCCAGGAGCCGAGTCGAATCGAAGCGACTCGACACTCGACAGCGTACTCTTGACATTGCTTCAGGCAATGGGCACGCCATTCATCAGCAGT
Proteins encoded in this region:
- the tilS gene encoding tRNA lysidine(34) synthetase TilS; translation: MDELKPAEVLSLEQSFSDFIKRLPADTRFALAYSGGLDSSVLLHLLHSSSVTHDRFYAVHIHHGLAETADEWRAHCLKQCQEYAVECRVASIRLGSWRRVGLEARARELRYQAIFELLQQPKDILLTAHHQRDQVETFFLKLLRGAGVKGLAAMREQVELPVAEQVTMRLLRPLLKTPYPSLQAYAAHYCLNWVEDPSNQSLSFERNRVRHRLLPQLADFNSHAFRQVEKACSHLDEADQLLQRMAERSLLDKGHHFLYFDFTDYANTDWIELKNILQFWLKSVHSITLADRHYRWLEEARCASLSTAKSEYQLPQAKLAFYHQRLYCLSLSPKAYSVSFGAFFHQTENHHCDDGAALSASSCKQKHWYFNLNADVDKNGLLAHAKIEPLGSFDKKLFKNNRLKNLFQSESIPVWERDYWPVLSLNGMPVVVLGCQECVRKNDSAAPLSGQFSVSKIGPVTQDDYWRWMGLIKTGSHKRKAGVLPHFQSGTE